From one Musa acuminata AAA Group cultivar baxijiao chromosome BXJ2-6, Cavendish_Baxijiao_AAA, whole genome shotgun sequence genomic stretch:
- the LOC135613761 gene encoding kinesin-like protein KIN-10A, giving the protein MAPPTPSPRSAPTTPHHHSKATPTPHHSKHRLHFPSPNPKAPAATDHPVEVIGLIRNLPADLPKDEDGPAACSVLEISGDGRSLRVRADVGYRDFTLDGVSMSEHEDLEAFYRRFVASRVEGVRLGAKCTIIMYGPTGSGKSHATFGCPKQPGIVYRALRDILGEGRDGSDGSSTGAAAAASANDEEDRGFGPGLFVHVTVLEIYNEEIYDLLSGASNGGAGHTVGLPKGNRTPKVRLEVLGKRAKNASYISGNEAGKITREVAKVEKRRIVKSTLCNERSSRSHCMIILDVPSVGGRLMLVDMAGSENIEAAGQTGLEAKMQTAKINQGNIALKRVVESIANGDSHVPFRDSKLTMLLQDSFEDDKSKILMILCASPDPKETHKTISTLEYGAKAKCIIRVTRMATPKEKVDPEESSLLLKSRIVAMNQVMYKLQMENKLKEKECDDARKELLQKDAELAKLGARLQLIEERESGVEEAEINLTVDERTKTLKLELMKMEEIMLQQQAELTMLKQRLEEVELGRGKAGEDTLHDMDGGRFMKRLETYAGEPGMVKSMDLDMGDQQDSYDVKEIREDSYRHISYPKQSPLDACLSDFEEDADSSVLRFPEKVSLSTVFEGDEEDIESTEDEVDKEVVEENMSHARGIGCLMPFEDSGLNDDHDGCGSDSKKKQVGAETNSIKNTIDAISARRRTCVQNIFRLCGNHRVLSQQVKVSSPLKRGNQDENRRPSSLMLGEEYESKLGLRLEQSQLAPQGKLLSESIVTESAVSTLLVTFASLELGDEQKSADQRLKRCVSSEPSKDLMENCSPGKVDADDIVNIYVKWEASKEISGSLIRKLKVLRDSTLADLRKLIDINLEEDNKKFTFLLLGDPSGAPVAKEKEARTRVNKLPICNNQLNGRLACLRPVKKAVQKPPDHVPFGSLENTLPLGLNSPPSQVVLPKVSQINTNYVTGLQV; this is encoded by the exons ATGGCTCCTCCCACGCCGTCTCCACGAAGCGCTCCCACTACCCCTCACCACCACTCCAAGGCCACTCCCACTCCTCACCACTCCAAGCACCGGCTTCACTTCCCCAGCCCCAACCCCAAGGCCCCCGCCGCCACCGACCACCCCGTCGAAGTCATCGGCCTGATCCGCAACCTGCCCGCCGACCTTCCCAAGGACGAGGATGGGCCCGCCGCCTGCTCCGTCCTTGAGATCTCCGGCGACGGCCGCTCCCTCCGCGTCCGCGCCGACGTCGGCTACCGCGACTTCACCCTCGATGGGGTTTCCATGTCCGAGCACGAGGATCTCGAGGCCTTCTACCGCCGCTTCGTGGCGTCCAGGGTGGAGGGCGTCCGGCTGGGCGCCAAGTGCACCATCATCATGTACGGGCCCACCGGGTCCGGCAAGAGCCACGCCACGTTCGGCTGCCCCAAGCAGCCCGGGATCGTGTACAGGGCCCTCAGGGACATCTTAGGAGAAGGAAGGGATGGTTCCGATGGCAGCTCCActggcgccgccgccgccgcctctgccAACGACGAGGAAGACCGCGGTTTCGGTCCTGGGTTGTTCGTCCATGTAACGGTCTTGGAGATTTACAACGAGGAAATCTACGATCTTCTTTCGGGGGCATCCAATGGGGGAGCGGGACACACCGTCGGCCTTCCCAAAGGCAATAGAACGCCCAAG GTTCGGCTGGAGGTGCTGGGTAAAAGGGCCAAAAATGCAAGTTACATATCTGGAAATGAGGCTGGAAAGATTACAAGGGAAGTTGCCAAAGTTGAAAAGCGGCGGATTGTCAAGAGCACTCTTTGCAATGAAAGAAGCTCACGGAGCCACTGCATG ATAATCTTAGATGTTCCTTCTGTGGGAGGAAGGCTGATGCTTGTCGACATGGCTGGTTCTGAAAACATAGAAGCAGCTGGTCAAACTGGTCTTGAAGCAAAAATGCAG ACAGCTAAAATAAACCAAGGGAATATTGCTCTTAAAAGGGTGGTCGAATCCATTGCAAATGGTGATTCTCATGTTCCGTTCAGGGATAGCAAGCTCACAATGCTTTTACAG GATTCCTTTGAGGATGACAAatcaaagattttgatgattctgTGCGCAAGCCCTGATCCCAAGGAAACCCACAAAACCATTTCTACTCTCGAGTACGGAGCTAAAGCAAAATGCATCATCCGTGTTACTCGTATGGCAACACCCAAGGAGAAAGTTGATCCTGAGGAATCCTCGCTACTCCTCAAGTCGAGAATTGTAGCAATGAACCAGGTCATGTATAAACTTCAAATGGAGAACAAGCTTAAAGAGAAAGAGTGTGATGATGCTCGCAAAGAGCTCTTGCAGAAAGATGCGGAACTTGCAAAACTCGGAGCAAGGCTCCAACTCATTGAAGAAAGGGAATCAGGAGTCGAGGAGGCAGAGATCAACTTGACGGTTGACGAAAGAACCAAGACTTTAAAACTTGAATTGATGAAGATGGAAGAGATAATGTTACAACAGCAAGCGGAGCTTACTATGCTAAAGCAGAGACTCGAGGAAGTGGAACTTGGAAGAGGAAAAGCCGGTGAGGATACATTGCATGACATGGACGGAGGAAGATTTATGAAGCGGCTAGAAACTTATGCAGGAGAACCAGGTATGGTGAAATCTATGGATTTGGACATGGGAGATCAACAGGACAGTTATGATGTAAAGGAGATCAGAGAGGACTCCTACCGGCATATAAGCTATCCAAAACAGTCCCCACTGGATGCTTGCCTTTCAGATTTTGAAGAGGATGCTGACTCCAGTGTGCTTAGATTCCCAGAGAAGGTGAGTTTGAGCACTGTTTTTGAGGGAGATGAAGAAGACATAGAAAGCACCGAAGACGAGGTTGATAAGGAAGTAGTCGAAGAGAACATGAGCCATGCACGCGGGATTGGTTGCTTGATGCCGTTTGAAGATTCTGGGTTGAACGATGACCATGATGGGTGTGGTAGTGATTCAAAGAAAAAGCAGGTAGGAGCAGAAACCAACTCTATCAAAAATACAATAGATGCCATCTCTGCTAGAAGAAGAACATGTGTCCAGAATATTTTCAGACTCTGTGGAAACCACAGAGTGCTATCACAACAGGTGAAAGTTTCCTCTCCTCTCAAGAGAggtaatcaagatgaaaatagacgaccttcttctttgatgcttggCGAAGAGTATGAATCAAAGTTAGGCTTGCGACTGGAACAATCTCAGCTCGCACCTCAAGGCAAGTTGCTCTCCGAATCAATAGTTACAGAAAGTGCAGTTTCCACACTGCTTGTTACATTTGCGTCGCTTGAACTCGGAGATGAGCAAAAATCAGCTGATCAACGACTCAAAAGATGTGTTTCTTCTGAACCATCAAAAGATTTGATGGAGAATTGCAGCCCTGGAAAGGTGGATGCAGATGACATTGTGAACATATATGTAAAATGGGAGGCCTCGAAGGAAATTTCAGGCAGTCTGATCAGGAAGCTTAAGGTGTTGAGGGACTCGACTCTTGCTGATTTGCGCAAACTCATCGATATAAATCTCGAGGAAGACAACAAAAAATTCACATTTCTTTTGCTTGGG GATCCCTCAGGAGCTCCGGTAGCTAAGGAAAAGGAAGCACGTACTCGAGTAAACAAATTGCCCATCTGCAATAATCAGCTGAATGGTCGTCTTGCCTGCTTGCGTCCCGTCAAGAAAGCAGTCCAGAAACCACCAGATCATGTTCCATTTGGTTCGTTAGAGAATACACTCCCACTTGGGCTAAATTCTCCACCCTCACAAGTAGTTTTACCTAAAGTGAGTCAAATCAACACAAACTATGTAACAGGATTACAGGTATAG
- the LOC103989940 gene encoding KIN14B-interacting protein At4g14310-like: protein MSSRIKERCGGGGKIPASKPQKLPFHSTPKDKAAPAARRTPIAAGKENLRTLSGGKISSIRPTPVPRLVEKPAAAVGVRWSTSSLPRGKAVNPSDFSRLVSDFRGNRRLPRVSASDRTAGDVGRDLEAEAGRSGGVRDSDGCHQGKGVLGSNLKKNNERQATRIAVSQQQNPKPNGFIGLPAAKKDAKATVATSEKLGGRTAAGVASEKHSRKEVAAIKLLVADGGDDRAKEKGTTAEQKKETNLLAHKSGVVCSDRSKHKVWLVSCSTSTDGKTAENVSDRNGLKGRSCTASNSKALNDINKDTAPVLSNDKKKDCIVVQSQTSQEAGGDVDIKNDPSEKRCIDSVPTVKIPEKSSADVTVFEKVKDYMKGAPVANKQPSKLHEKLALLEGKVQKIASEIKRTKEMLDSNNPDESKLILSDIQSKISGIEKAVGCTIDGTICQFGPSKIMKGVDCHNNHNVVSRQCEEISVPGHLVNDSIDEGLQERLFPHHKLLTNRRSSGRLGTNHNSNPDVEDGPGSPIEANPIALEFLASLNSVQEEPSKSVSIGHVAVRELGVDKGSSDERYVSRKKVIGHCKAGIELNEKHEEFEDREKKTAIMLHVDNEEPCVKHLCEIGQKPSTGGWFVSEGEAILLAHDEGSCSYYDIANNEFKAVYNPPGVTHNIWGDCWLIRAPGTDGCFGKYVVAASAGNALESGFCSWDFYTGDVKAFSLGDVTTNSFSPSSSRIVLGSLSNRGFSRSASCSMQTVGQPQWWYRPCGPLLICTGSGQKVVSAYDIRDGDLIMKWEVKSPVTGMEYSSPLQWRSRGKVVVAGSEAISLWDVNSLTPQPLLSVTCAGKKVHSLHVNNTDAELGCGVRQRASSSEMEGNDGVFCMQESINVLDFRVPAGVGLKISRHGGIGHSIFSRGDSILVGSTEARLAKGSPRSRVQHFSLRKGKLVTTYELPEFNAHSHYSSLTQVWGNTNVVMGVCGMGLFVFDAFQDERSQAFCFDRGNTVCVKESIGPDDLYCPTFDYCGSRVLVISRDRPALWRYL, encoded by the exons ATGTCGTCGCGGATCAAGGAGAGATGCGGCGGCGGAGGGAAGATTCCGGCGTCCAAGCCCCAAAAGCTCCCCTTCCATTCCACCCCCAAGGACAAAGCTGCCCCCGCCGCCCGTAGGACCCCAATCGCTGCCGGCAAGGAGAACCTTAGGACCCTCTCCGGCGGGAAGATATCTTCCATCCGGCCCACTCCTGTGCCCAGGCTCGTCGAGAAGCCGGCAGCGGCTGTCGGCGTCCGGTGGTCCACGTCGTCTTTGCCGAGAGGTAAGGCTGTCAATCCTTCTGATTTCTCGAGGTTGGTTTCCGATTTCCGTGGCAACCGCCGCCTTCCTAGGGTTTCCGCATCCGATCGGACGGCAGGAGATGTAGGCAGGGATCTGGAAGCCGAGGCCGGCCGATCGGGTGGGGTTAGGGATTCGGATGGTTGCCACCAGGGGAAGGGGGTTTTGGGCTCAAATTTGAAGAAAAATAACGAGAGACAGGCTACGAGGATCGCCGTCTCACAGCAGCAAAACCCTAAGCCTAATGGGTTTATCGGCTTGCCAGCGGCTAAGAAAGATGCAAAAGCTACGGTTGCTACCTCGGAGAAACTTGGTGGCAGAACTGCCGCCGGTGTGGCTTCAGAGAAACATAGCCGCAAAGAGGTAGCCGCTATAAAGCTATTGGTAGCAGACGGTGGTGATGATCGTGCCAAAGAGAAAGGAACAACTGCAGAACAGAAAAAGGAAACCAACTTGTTGGCGCACAAATCCGGAGTAGTGTGTTCCGATAGAAGCAAACATAAGGTATGGCTGGTATCATGTTCAACATCTACTGATGGCAAAACTGCAGAGAATGTTTCTGATCGAAATGGCTTGAAGGGCAGGAGTTGCACAGCATCTAATTCAAAAGCTCTAAATGATATTAACAAAGATACTGCCCCTGTTCTGTCGAACGACAAGAAGAAAGATTGCATAGTTGTACAATCACAGACTTCACAGGAGGCGGGTGGTGATGTTGACATTAAGAACGATCCTTCTGAGAAAAGGTGTATCGATTCAGTTCCAACAGTGAAGATTCCAGAAAAATCATCTGCAGATGTTACAGTCTTCGAGAAAGTAAAGGACTACATGAAAGGTGCTCCTGTAGCTAATAAGCAGCCAAGCAAGCTTCATGAGAAGCTGGCTCTGTTGGAAGGGAAAGTTCAGAAAATTGCTTCTGAAATCAAACGAACTAAGGAAATGTTGGATAGCAACAACCCAGATGAATCTAAGCTGATACTGTCTGATATCCAGAGCAAGATATCTGGGATTGAGAAAGCTGTAGGCTGCACAATTGATGGTACTATATGTCAATTCGGTCCATCGAAAATTATGAAAGGAGTCGATTGCCACAATAATCATAATGTGGTATCACGTCAGTGTGAGGAAATAAGTGTTCCAGGTCATTTAGTTAATGATTCGATTGATGAAGGATTACAAGAAAGGCTCTTTCCTCATCACAAGTTACTAACGAACAGGAGATCATCTGGACGACTTGGAACAAATCATAATAGCAATCCAGATGTGGAAGATGGGCCAGGGAGTCCTATTGAAGCAAATCCCATTGCATTGGAGTTCTTGGCTTCTCTAAATTCTGTACAAGAGGAGCCTAGCAAAAGTGTCTCCATTGGTCACGTGGCAGTACGAGAGTTGGGGGTTGATAAGGGCTCATCAGATGAAAGGTATGTTTCAAGGAAGAAGGTCATTGGGCATTGCAAGGCTGGAATTGAACTCAATGAAAAACATGAAGAGTTTGAGGACCGAGAGAAGAAAACTGCAATAATGTTGCATGTAGATAACGAGGAGCCTTGTGTGAAGCATTTATGTGAGATTGGACAAAAACCATCAACTGGTGGATGGTTTGTCTCTGAAGGAGAAGCCATTCTTCTTGCCCACGATGAAGGATCCTGTTCCTACTATGACATAGCTAATAATGAG TTCAAGGCTGTATACAATCCACCAGGAGTGACCCATAATATATGGGGTGATTGTTGGTTAATCCGTGCACCTGGTACAGATGGATGTTTTGGAAAATATGTTGTCGCTGCATCAGCTGGGAATGCTTTGGAATCTGGATTTTGTTCATGGGATTTTTATACAGGAGATGTGAAAGCATTTTCTCTTGGGGATGTGACAACTAATTCTTTCTCACCATCATCATCCAGGATTGTCCTTGGCTCGCTGAGCAATAGAGGTTTTAGCAGAAGTGCTTCATGTTCAATGCAGACTGTTGGACAGCCACAGTGGTGGTACAGGCCCTGTGGACCACTCTTAATCTGCACTGGAAGTGGGCAAAAGGTTGTCAGTGCTTATGATATCCGCGATGGGGATCTAATAATGAAGTGGGAAGTCAAAAGCCCAGTGACGGGGATGGAGTACTCGAGCCCTCTACAATGGCGAAGTAGGGGAAAGGTGGTCGTGGCAGGAAGTGAAGCCATTAGCCTTTGGGATGTAAATTCTCTTACCCCGCAGCCTCTGTTGTCTGTCACCTGTGCCGGTAAAAAGGTCCATTCCCTTCATGTCAACAACACTGATGCTGAATTGGGCTGCGGTGTTCGTCAGAG AGCGAGTTCATCCGAAATGGAGGGCAACGATGGTGTGTTCTGCATGCAAGAAAGTATCAACGTACTTGATTTCCGTGTCCCGGCAGGTGTTGGTCTAAAAATCTCTAGGCATGGAGGGATCGGGCACTCAATTTTCTCTCGTGGAGATTCCATATTGGTTGGTAGCACAGAAGCAAGATTGGCCAAAGGCAGCCCACGGTCTCGTGTCCAACATTTCTCCTTGCGTAAAGGAAAGCTTGTGACGACTTATGAATTGCCAGAATTCAATGCTCACTCACACTACTCTTCGTTAACTCAGGTATGGGGAAATACCAACGTCGTCATGGGCGTTTGCGGGATGGGACTTTTTGTGTTTGATGCGTTTCAGGATGAAAGATCCCAAGCTTTTTGCTTTGATCGGGGGAATACAGTATGCGTGAAGGAAAGCATTGGCCCCGATGATCTATACTGCCCTACTTTTGATTACTGTGGATCCAGAGTTCTTGTCATATCAAGAGATCGCCCAGCTTTATGGaggtatttataa